ACCGCTGCTCCTTTTATTCGACTTGAAAGTTTTAAAGCCGTTTCCGAAGTACCTGTAATGGTTGATAGTGTTAAAATGGGTCCAATATGAACAATCATTTTTGTTTTTTTCAGTGCTTCATATACTTTGTTCATGAGGTTAATATCCACTTTCAAATGAGTGGAGCCAAAACCAAGTTCATTTAACCCGCAAAAACCTTCAGCAGTTTCAACACCTAAATCAGCGGCAATAATTTCATTTGCAATCACGATCGAGCCAACTTTAGCTCGATCAGCAAACCCTCCACCTATTCCCATGCTGATGACAAGATTATATTTTGATGTACATAATGCTCTGGTTGTATTGGTTGCTGCTGCCGCAGGACCAACACCAGCGGCTATAACATGAATATTATTTGTACTATGAAGGCCTTTTAATATCGCCTCTTTTTCTGCTTCAACCGCAGTCACAATAAGTATTTGTTTATCTTTTGCAGTCATTGCTATCATCCTTATATTTAATTACTAATCTGGCATGTTTAAAAAATGCCTTTCGAATACCTTCTAATTATAAGCATACTTATTATTGGTTAGAAAATCTACCTGTCATGAGAAAAACTATCTAGACTTTGGAATAAAGCTCTTTAAAGCTTTATATATTTTATATTTTGTGTGGTTTGAATGAATTGAATATGATATGATTAACATAATTTGGTTATTGTGATAAAAAATTTCTAGTTGAGTTAAGGACCTTTTTCATATACTAGCTTCCAAAAATTGTTTTAATCTATATTAGAAAGAGGTGCATTTAATGAGTAAAAAAAGTCTTGTAATGATATTTAGTACCATAGTAGTGCTAGTATTCATATTGTTAATATCTATTCAAAGTTTATATATAAACGGAAATGAGCAACGACAAAAAGATCAAGAAGAGATAACAATAGATCTAAATATTCAAAAAGACAAAGAAAGCAAACAAACTATAAACACGGGCGATAATGATAATGTGGAAGTTCAAAGTAATGATCGCAAGACTCAACCTGCTTACTCTTATAGTGATGCTATTGTTGAATCAGTGTTTGTTGAGACAACTGTTGATAGTGACAATGATGGTCATTTTGATCGGATCCATGCCAATATAATTAGACCTAAGGAGACAGAGAATGACCTTAAGGTTCCAGTAATATATGAAATTACACCCTATTTGAAAGGGCTGAACCCACTAACTTTTCATGATGTGAACGTTGAATTAAATGCTGTAGATGGGAATGGGAATGCTAAAGGAAAACCTTTTATTAGTTCGGATTTCCCAGGTTCTTATGACGATTATTTCGTACCACACGGATATGCTGTAGTTATTGCTGAAAGTATTGGAACTGCCCTATCAGATGGTTGTCCTACTATAGGTGATGAAAATGAAGTGCTCGCTGCTAGTTCCGTGATTGACTGGTTGAATGGTCGTGCTAATGCTTTTTCTGAAGATGGACAGCCTGTATATGCTGATTGGTCAACAGGTAATGTTGGCATGATCGGGATGTCCTACAATGGCACATTAGATAATGGAGTTGCTGTTACAGGTATAGAAGGGTTAAAAACAATTGTGCCGATTGCAGCAATTAGCAGCTGGTACGATTACTATCGTGCTAACGGTGCTGTAGTAGCACCGGGGGGTTACCAAGGAGAGGACACTGATATTTTAGCTAATGCAATACTTACGAGAGAAAATTCTGAAGTATGCAATGAAGTTGTAAATGAATTGGAGCATACTCAAGATAGAGTGACGGGAGATTATAACGAATTTTGGGATCATCGAAATTATTTGAATGAAGTAAAGAATATAAATGCTAGCGTTTTTGTTGTTCATGGTTTAAATGATTGGAATGTTAAAACAAAACAATTTTCTCAATGGTGGGATGCTCTGGGTAAAAATGATATTTCACGTAAACTTTGGTTACATCAAGAAGGGCATAGGAATCCAAAAAGTATACGGGAAAATGAATGGTATGAAACATTACATAGATGGTTTGACTTCTGGCTTTATGATATAGACAATGGAATAATGGATGAACCCATGGTGAATATCCAACGTGAAGATTTATCTTGGGAGATTGAAGACAATTGGCCAGCTGAAGGGGCTGAATCTACAACGCTTTATTTAAATCACAATTCTAACATTCAAGTTGGAACGCTAAACCTTCAGTCTATCCCTAATAATCAAAAGAATTCAATTACATTAATAGATGATCCGATGGTACAAGCTGAGGTATTGGTGGCTAATCCTGAAGAAAGTAACCCTAATCGAATAGTATTCATGACAAATGAACTCATTGATTCTGTTAGAATTAGTGGTACACCAGAAGTAAGCATACGTGCAAGTTTAGATCATCCTGTATCAAATCTTACAGCGATATTAGTAGACTATAGCAAAACTTCGTCTAAGATAGTTACACGTGGATGGATGGATCCACAAAATATAAATGATGTGAATAAATCAAAACTTTTGAATCCAAATCAGAACTATACTTTTAATTGGGATATGCAGCCTGATGATTATGTATTTGAAGAAGGTCATCGTATTGGTATTGTTTTTATTGCAAGTGATTTTGAATACACATTACGACCTCCAGCAGGTAAGAAATTAACGTTATATCCAGAAAAGAGCAAAGTGATTTTACCTATTGTGGGGGGGAGTGATGCATTAAAATGGTAAGTGAGTAGGTTATAATATAAAAACTTACGATTGATTAGCAACCAATCGTGAGTCTTATAATGGGAATCAACTATTATATAATATAGTATATATCCATTTTATTTTGTAATTTTTTTCAAATGCATTTCACAAGATAGGAGCGGATGAACATGCCTATCGTTAAGATTTCAATGTTTATTGATGCACCTCAGAAAGTTTGCTTTGATCTTGCTCGAAGTATTGAAGTACATATGTTGTCTACTTCAAAAACTAGGGAGAAGGCAATAGCTGGTAAAACAAGTGGATTGATAGAATTACATGAGTCCGTTACTTGGGAAGCAGTGCATTTTGGTATACGTCAAAGATTAACAGCAAAAATTACTGAGTTTGATTCTCCAAATTTATTTGTGGATGAACAAGTAAGTGGTGCTTTTAAACGATTTAAACATATTCATGAGTTTATATCTTATCAAGGTGGAACACATATGATTGATACCTTTGAATATACTGCTCCTTTTGGTGTATTTGGAAAACTAGCTGATATTATTTTTCTAAAGAAATATATGTATAAATTCTTAACAACAAGGAATGAAACTTTGAAAATGATGGCGGAGGAAGTACAAAAGAGCAAATGTTAATTAAGAAAGATTGATGAAGTGGAATTATTTAGGGTACTAGTTTAATAGAGGAGCATTTAAACTAACTGAAATGACTTTACTTGGAGTGGCGGTCATGATAAACTATCAAAAAATGTGCGATACCTTATATTAAAATCTTAGTCCATGAATCAAATTTAAATAAATAAGGAGGAGTTAATTTTGAAAAAAAGCACTATATTTTTAATCTTGTTTATTCTATCTTTTATATTTTCTGCGACGGTATTAGCAGCAGAAGAATCAAAGATAGAAGTTTGGATTGACGGAAAGCAAATACAATTTGACCAAGGACCATTTATAAAAGATGGGACTGCATTTGTTCCTTTTAGGGCTTTGTTTAGTGAGTTGGGATTAAATGTGAAATGGGATCAAGATACAAAAATAGTCATTGGGGAAAATGACGGTTTAATCGTTGAATTGTCACTAAATAATAATCAATTTACTGTAAATGGAGAAACGATCGAATTGTTAGTCCCTCCGGAATTAGTTAATAATCATACTTATGTACCCTTAAGAGTTGTAGGAGAATCTACAGGGAAAAGTGTAAAATGGAATGTTGAAACGAAAGCAATATCTATTTTGAGCCATGAATCACAGGTAAATGAACAATCAGAATCAGTTGCAGACTCAAATTATATTGTTAAAGTGAATGGGGAAAGCATTGATAAGGACAAGCTAATTGACCTGATGGTTCAACAACTAGGGAAAGAAAAGACTGATGCTTTAGTTCAACAACTTATTAATCGAACTTTAGTAGCCCAAGAATTAGCAAAACAAGGGTTGAATGTGACAGATGAAGAGCTAGCAAATGGTGTAGCCAAAGAAATTGAACGCTTTAAAGCTTCAATTGGTTCTGATGAAGAAGTGGAAGCTTATTTACTCCAATACGGAATGACTATGGAAGACTATCAAAAAGTGGTAGAAGATATTATTCCATTCCAACTTCAGATTGAAAAATTATTTGAATCAAGAGTCAATGTAACAGATGAAGAAATTGCAACTTATTATGAAGAAAATTTATTTTTTTATACAGAAGAAGAGCAGGTAAAAGCCTCTCATATCTTAGTAGAAACGAAAGAAGAAGCAGAGGCTATCATGCAACAAATTAATGATGGTGCAGATTTTGCAGAGCTGGCTAAAGAACATTCAATAGACCCAGGAAGTGGTGCGAATGGAGGAGATTTAGGTTTCTTTGGACGAGGTATGATGGTACCTGTATTTGAGGAAGCCGCTTTTAATTTATCCGTTGGTGAAGTTAGTCAAATCGTACAAAGTAATTTTGGATTCCATATTATTAAAGCAACAGATAAAAAAGAGGCAAAAACACCTACTCTTGAGGAAAAACAAGAAGAAATCAAAGAAGAGTTATTAAAAGTTAAAAGCAGAGAACAATACCAATTGTGGATAGAAGATGCTAAAAATCAATCAGTAATTGAAGTTTTATTTTAACTAAACAGAAGTATAAAAAGATTAGGAGCACCGTCCACCTTTGAGCAGAAGGTGAACGGTGCTTTATCTATTCCCAGCAGACTTCAACCGCAAATCATTTATTCATTTTTTATATATATAAAAACATGTTATCTACAGAAATTAATCCAATGTTTGAGAATTTGATTTGGACTCGTTTGTTCTGGAGTGTTGTTGTATATAATTTATAATTAGGTGGAGATAATATGAAAAGGTTATTCTTATATACCATAGCATTTTGTATAGTAATAATCTCAGGTTGTTCATATGAACAAACATTTGAAGAATATTTTCATGCAAAAATGGAGGGCATGCATGAGGGTGAAGAGGACTACTCGTATAAATTAGTTTTTAAACAAATGAATGTGATTCATCAAGATGATGCAATTGCTATTTTTAGAGAACATAAATCTCAAGAAGATAAAATATTCATAGCTTATTTTGAAAAAGAAAATGAAAAGTGGGGGTGGAAACATACGAGAGGATCAGAATGGAATATGCGTGTAAAGTGGTCATCCATGCTTAATATGCCTTATATTTATTCAGGTACTATTTCAGATGACACGATATCTGAAGTATATGCGGGAAAATATAAAGCCAAAATTATTAATGTGGAAAATGAAAAAAGGTTTTGGTTTGCAATTAGCCATGAAAAGGATGTAAGGGTCAGATATATTTATGATAATGATACAGAAGTATTCATTGAAGAGGTAGAATAGCAGGAGATGCTTCTAGGGAGCACCTCAGTCAAAAAACAATGGCTTACTTCTATCTATTGTGTTTTCGCCCTTTGGGGGGAGAGCCTTCAATTTTTATTGCCTAATCTTTGAAATTTCCCCAATATGGGAATTAGAAGTTTGAAAGAAATTGAAAGTGAAAAAAATTAAATATAAAGATGCCCCATAAGGAGCATCTCATCACAAAAACCTTCTCTGCATCTTTCCATCCTTATATGAAAACACAACAGATTTTTCTTCAATTTTAGTTTCCAAATGAACATTTTTCCCCCATAATTGTTCTAAATAAGGGAGAGTCCGTTCAGTATATTTTAAGTCTAGTTCAAGTCCTTCATATTCATGTTTGAGGTATAATTCTCCGTTATTTTTGAAATTGCCATTCTCTACGACAAGATATGGGAAACCGCCATTTGTTCTAGATGAAACAAGTTGATCTCTAATGTTTTCCCACGTTTTATCAGTAATCTTTCATTCCCGGCCTTGTTTTTCAAAAATATAAAGGTCTAAATCTTCAACAAGTTCTTTAGTTAAATAGTTTCTTATAAATGAAGTATCTAAATCGATTTCCCGCACCTCAAATATCTTATCTCTATCCCAACGTTTTTCAATGTCCTCAAAAATCTTTATTCCTAGATAATAAGGATTTAACGTTTGCTGTGATGGCTGGACTACAGAGGAATTCAGTTTTGCAAACTCAACTGTTTCCTCAGAGGTCAGATCCATTTCTCTTAGGATGCGTACTTGCCAGTATGACGCCCAAACGTGTTTCTTCTAAGGATTTTGAATATATGATGTTTCAATTTATGGTTAATTTGAATATTGAATACTTCTAGGGGTAAAATGGTATTATTATGATTCTCAGTATAGAGGAGTTTATTTTTATTAGATGGATGTGTTAGGTTTACATAAAAAAATAAAAAAATTATTACTAGAAATAGAACAACTACAAATCGAAAACATCTCTCTAAGAAATGAAAATGCTCGACTTAAAGAAATATGTAAAACAAACAAAGATATGTTAAAAATAAATCATTCTAATTTACAACAGCATAAAAAAATAGATAAATTACAAGAAAACATAGATAAAGTTCATCAATATTCAAATGCAGATCTAAAAATTTCTTTATTTAGAAACTTGTTTTGCACTAGAGAAGATATATACGCTGTTCGATGGGAGAGTAAAACAGGTAAAATGGGTTATTCACCTTCATGTTCAAATGAATGTTCCAGTGTCAATAGAAAAATCACGTTCCGGTCATGGTGCCCATCTATGGATCTTCTTTGAAGAAGCAATTTCAGCATCTTTAGCAAGGAAATTAGGTTGCTTAATTTTATCCAAAACAATGAATAGTAGACATCAGATTGGGCTAGATTCATATGATAGATTATTTCCAAATCAAGACACTCTTCCAAAAGGAGGTTTTGGTAACTTAATAGCATTACCTCTGCAAGGTCTTCCAAGGAAGAAAGGCAATAGTATATTTGTAGATATGTATTTTCAACCATATAAAGATCAGTGGGAATTTCTGTTCTCAATAAAAAAATTGAAGTTAGATGAAGTAGAAGTTATTTTACAAAAGTCTTCAAATGTTTCTTCATTACTGGACGCTAAGAGCTTCTCAGATATTAATGAACTTTTCGGAAATGAACACTTTAATAAATCAGCTAAATCTAATATTCATGAAACTTTACCAGAAGTAGTGAAGGTAACAATGTCTAATATGGTTTATATAGAAAAAAAACTAATCCCAGCCCTTTTGATGGGTAAAATAACAAAATTAGCTACATTTCCAAATTCAGAGTTTTATAAAGCACAAGCAATGAGGCTATCTACACATGGGAAACCTAGAGTGATTTCGTGCTCTGAGGAATTTGAAAATGAAATTGCATTACCAAGAGGATGTTTTCAGAATGTGAAAGAGTTATTTGAACAACATGAAATAAAAATAGATCTTAGTGATGAGCGAACCGAAGGGGTTAAAATTGATGTTCAGTTTACTGGTAAATTAACAATGCTACAAGATGCGGCTACCCGTGCTATTTTATCTAATGATATTGGCATTCTTTCAGCAGCAACAGCATTTGGCAAAACAGTAGTTGGTGCAAATATAATAGCACAAAGAAAAGTAAATACTTTAGTATTGGTTCATCGAAAAGAACTTATGATTCAATGGAAGGAAAGGTTAAATGCATTTTTAGATTTTGAGACTATAGGTGTGATAGGAGGAGGTGGAAAAATAAAAAGAACTAATTTAATTGATATTGCAACTATTCAAAGTATGAACCAAAAAAGGATTATTAAAGATTTTATCAATGACTATGGTCAAATCATTGTTGATGAATGTCATCATATTTCCGCTTTCCGTTTTGAGCAGGTTTTAAAGAAAGCAAATTCAAAATATATCGTAGGTTTAACTGCTACACCTACACGGAAAGACGGACATCACCCAATCGTTATGATGCAATGTGGACCAATACGTTTGAAAATAGATGCAAAGTCTCAAGCAGCAGAGCGAGCTTTCCAACTTAAAGTAATCCCTCGCTACACTGAATTTAAATTATCTACTAATTCTACAGATTCATCAATACAGGACATTTATAAATGGTTGATTTACGATGAATCGAGAAATAATCTTATATTTGATGATATATTAAACTGTCTTGAACAAGGAAGGTCTCCAATTTTATTAGTTGAAAGAATGGCTCATTTAGAATATTTTCAAAAAAGACTTGATAAATTTGCAAAAAATATAGTCGTCTTACGTGGAGGTATGAGTAAAAGGCAGAGGGAAGCAATTAAAAAACAACTGGAGTCAATCCCAGATTCAGAAGAACGGGTATTGATTGCTACAGGAAAGTTAATCGGAGAAGGCTTTGATGATTCTCGTTTAGATACATTGTTCCTAGTTCATCCAATATCTTGGAGAGGTACTTTACAACAATATGCAGGTAGGCTACACCGTAATCATAATGGAAAAAATGAAGTGCTAATCTATGATTATGTTGACCACCAAGTACCTGTGTTGGCAAACATGTATAAAAAACGAATAAAAGGATATCGTTCTATGGGTTATCAAGGTATGGAGAGTACAACTTGATGATTGGAACTATCGTATGGGTAAATCACTTGAGCTATGGAGAGGAAAATATTATGAATAAAAAAGATAAGAAAGAAGCAGAATGGGCAGATGCTAAGAACATATGTCGTTTGAGCAATGTTGAGATCAAAATGGCGAAGGAACTTGGAATGACTCCAAAAAGTTTGACTAAAAATATACCAACAAAATCACAGAAGTGGAAGCAACCAGTAAAGGACTGGATTCGAGATCTGCATGAGACAAAGTTTGGAGAGACAGAATTTAAATCTCAGTCGCACATACCTCCCATTAATAGAAACGTAAAAGAACGTTCTAAAGATCGATCTGAAGATGAAAAAATACCAAAGATATTAGATGATCAGTTGCCATTTTGAACTTATTTATGAACAACTTTTGTGTGGTATAATGATGTAAAGGCAGGTGATTATAGTGGATTACATTACAAAAGATACCTTAGATAAATACATTAAGGGTAAATCAGTGATTGAATTTAATATTTTTGTGGAGTTATTTGAAAAAGAATTTGGGATAGTGCTTCCATTTAAAGACAAAGTTGATTTTGAACAATTGACAGAAGGACAGCGGACGAAAATGACAAAGGCGATTTTTACAAATGATGATGTATTGGAACAACTTCGTAAAGCTTCAGTTCATCATGATTATATAGAAGATGACAACGAAGCATTAAATATAATAAATGAGGCTCGACATGGGAAATAAGTATAAAGTAATTTGGGAGAGAACAGCTCTACGACGACTTGGTCAACTTTATAATATTGATCATGAAAAAGTGTACAAGAATACGAAATCATTACTATCACATAACCCATATGGTCAATCTTACGGTTCTGCGGATTTTCCTGGATTTAAATTTAATGGTTATCACTGGACATGTATTAATAATGCTCTTGTTGTATATCGTATTTCTGATCATGAAGAATCTGTATTTGTTGATGCTTGTTATCATGCTAATACAGGCTGGGCGCTTAAGGTGTTTTTCGGAGAACATGATCCATTAGATTAAACATTTAATGTTTAAATAAAACAGTAAAGAGATGCCTAGAAGAGGCACCTCCAATTTAAATTTATCTATAATCATAAAAACCTTCTCTGCATCTTCTGATCCTTAAAAGAAAACACAACAGGTTTATCTTCAATTTTAGTTTCCAAATGAACATTTTTCCCCCATAATTGTTCTAAATAAGGGAGAGTCCGTTCAGTATATTTTAAGTCTAGTTCAAGTCCTTCATATTCATGTTTGAGGTATAATTCTCCGTTATTTTTGAAATTGCCATTCTCTACGACAAGATATGGGAAACCGCCATTTGTTCTAGATGAAACAAGTTGATCTCTAATGTTTTCCCACGTTTTATCAGTAACCTTCCATTCCCGGCCTTGTTTTTCAAAAATATAAAGGTCTAAATCTTCAACAAGTTCTTTAGTTAAATAGTTTCTTATAAATGAAGTATCTGAATCGATTTCCCGCACCTCAAATATCTTATCTCTATCCCAACGTTTTTCAATGTCCTCAAAAATCTTTATTCCTAGATAATAAGGATTTAACGTTTGCTGTGATGGCTGGACTACAGAGGAATTCAGTTTTGCAAACTCAACTGTTTCCTCAGAGGTCAGATCCATTTCTCTTAGGATGCGTACGTGCCAGTATGACGCCCAACCCTCATTCATGATTTTCGTCTGAATCTGAGGCCAAAAGTATAACATCTCTTCTCTTAACATAGATAGAATGTCACGCTGCCAATCCTCTAAAATAGGAGAATGCTCTTCAATAAACCACATAATATCTTTTTCAGGTTTTTTGGGGAACTTTAAAACTGGTTTATCAGATTCATCCTTTTTTTCAGCTTGTTCTGATTGATTTTCTAAATCCCATAGGTCTTCAAATCCGGTTTTTCCTTCTGCACTTTCTTCGTTTTTCATTTTTTTCTTATTTTGATCTGTATTATATTTTCTATAAAGACTAGGATCAACATGTTCCTGTATGGCAAGAACTGCATCAATAAACTTTTCTACATTTTCAGTACCATGTTCATATTCATATTGATGTATTCTTTCTGCTGTGGAAGACATGCTATTGATCATATCTCGATTCGTATTTGAAAAATGTGCGTTATTTTTGAAAAAGTCACAATGAGCGAGTACATGTGCAACAATTAATTTGTTTTGGATTAAGGAATTTCCATCTAGTAAAAAAGCGTAACAAGGGTTTGAATTAATGACAAGCTCATAGATTTTGCTTAGCCCTAAATCATATTGCATCTTCATTTTATGAAAAGTTTTTCCAAAACTCCAATGAGAGAATCGAGTTGGCATTCCATAGGCCCCGAAGGTGTAAATAATATCAGAAGGGCAAATTTCATAACGCATTGGGTAAAAATCAAGCTGAAACTCTTTGGCGATTTCAACTATATTCTCAATTGCTTTTTCAAGTTGTTTCATTTCTTCAACATTCAATATTTTCACCCCACTTCAGGTTTAGAAAAGAAGCTTTTTAGTGCTTTGAAAACTTCTCCTTTTTCACGAATAATACAATGGCGAAAAGTAGGATGGTGTATATTCCGATATGCTGACATCAATGTGGAACTTCGATTGTATTGATTTACTTCACCATAACCAAACATGTTGCTTTTTTCCAACAATTTACTTATTAATTTCGTACATCTTTCATTATCTGAAGTTAAATTATCTCCATCGGAAAAATGAATAGGGTATATATTGTAATTTTTAGGTGAATACCTGGTTTCAATGATTTCTAGTGCTTTTTTATAAGCTGAAGAACATATCGTACCTCCACTTTCCCCTTTTGTAAAAAATTCCTCTTCTGTAACTTCCTTAGCTTCAGTGTGATGTGCTATAAAGATGATTTCAACATTTTCATATTTTTTTCTTAAAAACCGAGTCATCCAAAAGAAAAAGCTGCGTGCAATATATTTTTCAAAACTTCCCATAGATCCTGATGTATCCATGATCGCCATGATTAAAGCGTTAGACTGCGGTTTTGTAATTTCATCCCATGTTTTAAAACGAAGATCATCGGGGGAAATACCGTGAATACCAGGCTGACCTGTAGATGCATTTCGTTTTAAATTTTGTAAAATGGTTCTCTTTTTATCTATATTCGACATAATGCCTTTTTTACGTATGTCATTAAACTCAATATCTGTGACTTTTAATAAGTCTTTTTCTTTTTGCTTTAAATAAGGTAATTCAAGTTGACTAAAGAGCATCGTTTCAAGTTCTTCCATATCAATCTCAACCTCGAAATAATCCTCTCCTGGCTGATTGCCAGCACCTTCCCCTTTACCAGCACTGGATGGAGCTGGCTCCTGACCTAAGACATCTCCTACTTTGCTTTCCCCATCCCCTTGACCAACATGTTTATTTTTATTGTAATTAAAACGGAATTTATACTCATCTAAACTTTTGATAGGCACTTTAATAATTTTTTTGCCATTAGATAAAATGATGCTTTCATCTGTAATGAGATCAGGCAGGTTTTGTTTTATTGCTTCCCTTACTTTTTCCTGGTGTCTGGTTTGATCTTGATACCCTTTTCGGTGTAATGACCAATCTTCTCTGGAAACGATAAACGATGAACTCAACGTCTCGACCCCTCCTTCCTGTTTATATCAATATATTCAACATACAGGGTGTTATGTGAACAAGAATATAAAAAAACATCAAAGATGGTCTTTTGGCTGATAGGTCTCGAAAATTGTACACTTATCTCATTTGAAAATCCATTGACCTCACTATCATCCCACACCTAAAGGAGTGGGCTTTCCCATTCGGAAATTCTGTAATTTTTAAATCGTTTTCAAGGCAAATTATGTAAGGGATATAGGAGGAATTTGTAGATTTATGGAGAATAGTATTTTTGAGAAAGCTTAATTATTTGCTGAGTTAGAAATAGTAGGGGAGTGACAGTGTATAATGAAAAAAGAATTGGAAGCAAGCATAAAAACACATAGATTTCTTACTATTTTAATATATATACTTCTCGTCAATGTATGGACAATGATGGGTGGTGAGTTTTGGTTATTATTTTCATTTTCAATTGTAACAATACTAATTTTAGTTTCTTTTTATATAAGGGATTCCAAAAATACTAAAAACATGTTAGATCTAGTTATTAAGTCGGAACGCAAAAAAACAGAAGATAATATAAAACAGCTCATTTATTATGATGATTTAACTGGACTACCAAATCGAAGACTCTTTCAAAAACATCTAGATGAAGTCATTCAGCATATAAAAACAAAAAAAACAAACTTGGCTGTTGTGACCATAGATATTGATAGATTTAAACTAGTAAATGATTCTTTAGGTCACGATTTCGGTAACATTTTATTAATGCAAATGGCAGAGAGACTAAACCGATGTATTACGGAAAATGATTTTGTCGCACGAATTGAAGGTGATAAATTTTCGATTTATTTGATTGGTTTAAATAGATCAGAAGAACTTGAATCAAAAGCATTTCATATAATTCAAGTCATGGAAGAAGTATATACGATCCAAAATCATAAAATTCACATCTCAGCATGTGCTGGCATTTCAATATATAACCACAATGCTAATGCTGATTTACTCATAAAGCAAGCAGATATTGCATTATATAATGTGAAGGAAAAAGGAAAAAGCAATGTTCAAATATATACTTCTTCGATGAATAATACATCTTTGGAAAGATTTAATTTGGAAAATGATATAAGACGTGCGATTGAAAATGAAG
The window above is part of the Chengkuizengella sp. SCS-71B genome. Proteins encoded here:
- a CDS encoding bifunctional diguanylate cyclase/phosphodiesterase translates to MKKELEASIKTHRFLTILIYILLVNVWTMMGGEFWLLFSFSIVTILILVSFYIRDSKNTKNMLDLVIKSERKKTEDNIKQLIYYDDLTGLPNRRLFQKHLDEVIQHIKTKKTNLAVVTIDIDRFKLVNDSLGHDFGNILLMQMAERLNRCITENDFVARIEGDKFSIYLIGLNRSEELESKAFHIIQVMEEVYTIQNHKIHISACAGISIYNHNANADLLIKQADIALYNVKEKGKSNVQIYTSSMNNTSLERFNLENDIRRAIENEEFILYYQPQINTDTNEIVGVEALIRWDDPIKGLISPNQFIPIAEESGMIIDIENWVIKTACEQNKAWQNEGLPKIPISVNLSTRHFLQPNIVEMITQVLEETELAPQFLNIEITESMTVDIDRAIITLQKLKKLGVQISIDDFGTGYSSLNYLKNFPIHKLKIDRSFVRDIKKDSNDAAIVSTIISMAHHLNLEVIAEGVESAEQLSYLNNKRCKIVQGYFFSPPITAKQLHEKLLKNNFG
- the yhbH gene encoding sporulation protein YhbH, with the protein product MSSSFIVSREDWSLHRKGYQDQTRHQEKVREAIKQNLPDLITDESIILSNGKKIIKVPIKSLDEYKFRFNYNKNKHVGQGDGESKVGDVLGQEPAPSSAGKGEGAGNQPGEDYFEVEIDMEELETMLFSQLELPYLKQKEKDLLKVTDIEFNDIRKKGIMSNIDKKRTILQNLKRNASTGQPGIHGISPDDLRFKTWDEITKPQSNALIMAIMDTSGSMGSFEKYIARSFFFWMTRFLRKKYENVEIIFIAHHTEAKEVTEEEFFTKGESGGTICSSAYKKALEIIETRYSPKNYNIYPIHFSDGDNLTSDNERCTKLISKLLEKSNMFGYGEVNQYNRSSTLMSAYRNIHHPTFRHCIIREKGEVFKALKSFFSKPEVG
- a CDS encoding SpoVR family protein, with protein sequence MKQLEKAIENIVEIAKEFQLDFYPMRYEICPSDIIYTFGAYGMPTRFSHWSFGKTFHKMKMQYDLGLSKIYELVINSNPCYAFLLDGNSLIQNKLIVAHVLAHCDFFKNNAHFSNTNRDMINSMSSTAERIHQYEYEHGTENVEKFIDAVLAIQEHVDPSLYRKYNTDQNKKKMKNEESAEGKTGFEDLWDLENQSEQAEKKDESDKPVLKFPKKPEKDIMWFIEEHSPILEDWQRDILSMLREEMLYFWPQIQTKIMNEGWASYWHVRILREMDLTSEETVEFAKLNSSVVQPSQQTLNPYYLGIKIFEDIEKRWDRDKIFEVREIDSDTSFIRNYLTKELVEDLDLYIFEKQGREWKVTDKTWENIRDQLVSSRTNGGFPYLVVENGNFKNNGELYLKHEYEGLELDLKYTERTLPYLEQLWGKNVHLETKIEDKPVVFSFKDQKMQRRFL